From one Lycium barbarum isolate Lr01 chromosome 6, ASM1917538v2, whole genome shotgun sequence genomic stretch:
- the LOC132644940 gene encoding vacuolar protein sorting-associated protein 51 homolog isoform X2 — protein MGVDDVPLDDKAKRMRDLLSSFYSPDPTSPSRTPNNNTTSSRFATLDTINTTTFDADQYMNLLVQKSNLEGLLQRHVDMAAEIKNLDTDLQMLVYENYNKFVSATDAIKRMKNNIVSMETNMEQLLEKIMSVQSRSDGVNTSLFEKREHIEKLHRTRNLLRKVQFIYDLPARLAKCIKSEAYADAVKYYIGAMPIFKIYGDSSFQDCKRASEEAVATIIKALQGKVFSDSESIQARAEAVMLLKQLDFPVNNLKVQLFEKLEQFLVDLHLESKEIRSSDLGGIPVSTSSSAHEASIREFAEAVRAYRVIFPDSEQQLFRLAKDLAAKRFEATKQQIKKQLSSADLVAMLRVIWTDVLLMDEVLPEAGIRDFTFEAAHDAIKQYVAGRFSHLLLDISGTLVKVHDNQKGIIEEECPLQAALETSKKALVQGSMDALLDTRRLLDENLEVLSTLTDLIIEWVREGFQDFFRKLNDQFLVLSGKKYSANQDLTFGEGMQGDKVLPDLVLLLAQLSVFIEQNAITRITEEISSFSRGGTRGFENSPAFIPAEICRIFRSAGEELLQHYISLKTQKILIVLKKRFTTPNWVRHKEPREVHMFVDLLLQELDTILNEVKQILPEGLHPKHRRTDSNGSTNSSRSNPLRDDRLVRSNTQKARSQLLESHLAKLFKQKMEIFTKVEHTQESVITMIIKLFLKSLQEFVRLQTFNRSGFQQIQLDIHFLKTSLKDTAEDEAAVDFLLDEVIVAAAERCLDPIPLEPAILDRLTQAKLAKNSE, from the exons ATGGGTGTAGATGATGTACCACTGGACGATAAAGCAAAGAGAATGAGAGATCTGTTATCAAGTTTCTATTCTCCTGATCCTACTTCTCCTTCAAGAACTCCCAATAATAATACTACTTCTTCAAGATTCGCTACATTGGATACCATCAACACCACTACATTTGATGCTGATCAATACATGAACCTTCTT GTGCAGAAGTCCAATTTGGAAGGTCTGCTTCAGAGGCATGTTGATATGGCTGCTGAGATAAAGAATCTGGATACTGACTTGCAGATGTTGGTATATGAAAATTACAACAAGTTTGTAAGTGCCACAGATGCTATAAAAAG GATGAAGAACAATATTGTCAGCATGGAAACAAACATGGAACAGCTTCTTGAAAAG ATAATGTCCGTCCAATCTAGAAGTGATGGGGTTAATACTTCTCTTTTTGAGAAGAGAGAGCACATTGAGAAATTGCATCGGACCCGCAATCTTCTACGGAAAGTTCAG TTCATATACGATCTACCTGCTCGGTTAGCAAAGTGCATCAAGTCAGAAGCCTATGCTGATGCAGTAAAATACTATATAGGAGCCATGCCCATTTTCAAG ATATATGGGGACTCTTCATTCCAGGACTGCAAACGAGCTTCAGAGGAAGCAGTTGCTACGATTATCAAAGCCTTGCAG GGCAAGGTATTCTCAGATTCGGAATCCATACAAGCCAGGGCAGAGGCTGTTATGCTCCTTAAGCAATTAGATTTTCCG GTTAATAATTTGAAGGTGCAACTCTTTGAGAAGTTAGAACAGTTCCTTGTGGATCTCCATCTGGAATCTAAGGAAATAAGATCATCAGACCTTGGTGGGATTCCTGTATCGACTTCTTCTAGTGCTCATGAG GCTTCTATTCGTGAATTTGCTGAGGCTGTCCGCGCTTATCGAGTTATTTTCCCTGATTCCGAACAACAGCTCTTTAGACTTGCAAAAGACTTAGCTGCCAA GCGCTTTGAAGCCACAAAACAGCAGATCAAGAAGCAGCTCTCTTCAGCAGACCTTGTTGCGATGCTGC GAGTAATTTGGACCGATGTGCTTCTGATGGATGAAGTGCTGCCAGAGGCCGGAATACGTGATTTTACGTTTGAG GCTGCTCACGATGCTATCAAACAATATGTTGCTGGAAGATTCAGTCATCTTCTGCTAGATATTTCAG GTACTCTTGTAAAAGTCCATGATAATCAAAAGGGTATAATTGAAGAAGAGTGTCCTTTGCAGGCTGCCCTAGAGACCAGCAAAAAGGCATTAGTTCAAGGCAGCATGGACGCCTTGCTG GATACCCGTCGACTTCTTGATGAAAACTTGGAAGTGCTATCAACGTTGACAGACTTGATCATTGAGTGGGTACGAGAAGGATTTCAGGACTTCTTCAGGAAGCTGAATGATCAATTTCTCGTGCTTTCGGGCAAGAAATATTCAGCTAATCAGGATTTAACTTTTGGGGAGGGAATGCAGGGTGATAAAGTACTTCCTGATCTTGTTCTTTTGCTGGCTCAGCTCTCCGTTTTCATTGAGCAAAATGCCATTACCAGAATTACCGAG gAAATATCTTCTTTTTCTCGTGGTGGGACTCGGGGCTTTGAAAATAGTCCAGCTTTTATTCCTGCAGAAATTTGTCGTATTTTTCGATCAGCTGGTGAAGAACTCTTgcagcat TATATAAGCTTGAAAACTCAGAAGATCTTGATTGTGCTGAAGAAGAGATTTACAACCCCCAATTGGGTTAGG CATAAAGAGCCCAGAGAAGTTCATATGTTCGTTGATCTGCTTCTCCAAGAG CTGGATACAATCCTTAATGAAGTAAAGCAAATATTGCCTGAAGGGCTCCACCCTAAGCATCGGCGCACAGACAGCAATGGGAGTACCAATTCTTCTCGTAGTAATCCATTGAGAGATGATAGACTGGTACGATCAAATACCCAAAAGGCTAGGAGTCAGCTTCTTGAGTCTCATTTAGCAAAATTGTTTAAGCAGAAGATGGAAATTTTTACTAAAGTTGAACACACACAG GAATCAGTTATAACTATGATTATAAAACTTTTCTTGAAGAGTTTACAAGAATTTGTCCGACTTCAGACTTTTAACCGGAGTGGATTTCAACAAATTCAGTTGGACATTCATTTTCTTAAGACCTCTCTTAAGGATACTGCTGAAGATGAAGCTGCTGTTGATTTTTTGCTGGATGAG GTGATTGTTGCTGCTGCTGAACGTTGTCTTGATCCCATTCCTCTGGAACCGGCAATCTTGGACAGGCTTACCCAAGCAAAGTTGGCTAAGAATTCGGAATAG
- the LOC132644940 gene encoding vacuolar protein sorting-associated protein 51 homolog isoform X1 → MGVDDVPLDDKAKRMRDLLSSFYSPDPTSPSRTPNNNTTSSRFATLDTINTTTFDADQYMNLLVQKSNLEGLLQRHVDMAAEIKNLDTDLQMLVYENYNKFVSATDAIKRMKNNIVSMETNMEQLLEKIMSVQSRSDGVNTSLFEKREHIEKLHRTRNLLRKVQFIYDLPARLAKCIKSEAYADAVKYYIGAMPIFKIYGDSSFQDCKRASEEAVATIIKALQGKVFSDSESIQARAEAVMLLKQLDFPVNNLKVQLFEKLEQFLVDLHLESKEIRSSDLGGIPVSTSSSAHEASIREFAEAVRAYRVIFPDSEQQLFRLAKDLAAKRFEATKQQIKKQLSSADLVAMLRVIWTDVLLMDEVLPEAGIRDFTFEAAHDAIKQYVAGRFSHLLLDISGFRFTRYNGISKKDVKNTKSTLVKVHDNQKGIIEEECPLQAALETSKKALVQGSMDALLDTRRLLDENLEVLSTLTDLIIEWVREGFQDFFRKLNDQFLVLSGKKYSANQDLTFGEGMQGDKVLPDLVLLLAQLSVFIEQNAITRITEEISSFSRGGTRGFENSPAFIPAEICRIFRSAGEELLQHYISLKTQKILIVLKKRFTTPNWVRHKEPREVHMFVDLLLQELDTILNEVKQILPEGLHPKHRRTDSNGSTNSSRSNPLRDDRLVRSNTQKARSQLLESHLAKLFKQKMEIFTKVEHTQESVITMIIKLFLKSLQEFVRLQTFNRSGFQQIQLDIHFLKTSLKDTAEDEAAVDFLLDEVIVAAAERCLDPIPLEPAILDRLTQAKLAKNSE, encoded by the exons ATGGGTGTAGATGATGTACCACTGGACGATAAAGCAAAGAGAATGAGAGATCTGTTATCAAGTTTCTATTCTCCTGATCCTACTTCTCCTTCAAGAACTCCCAATAATAATACTACTTCTTCAAGATTCGCTACATTGGATACCATCAACACCACTACATTTGATGCTGATCAATACATGAACCTTCTT GTGCAGAAGTCCAATTTGGAAGGTCTGCTTCAGAGGCATGTTGATATGGCTGCTGAGATAAAGAATCTGGATACTGACTTGCAGATGTTGGTATATGAAAATTACAACAAGTTTGTAAGTGCCACAGATGCTATAAAAAG GATGAAGAACAATATTGTCAGCATGGAAACAAACATGGAACAGCTTCTTGAAAAG ATAATGTCCGTCCAATCTAGAAGTGATGGGGTTAATACTTCTCTTTTTGAGAAGAGAGAGCACATTGAGAAATTGCATCGGACCCGCAATCTTCTACGGAAAGTTCAG TTCATATACGATCTACCTGCTCGGTTAGCAAAGTGCATCAAGTCAGAAGCCTATGCTGATGCAGTAAAATACTATATAGGAGCCATGCCCATTTTCAAG ATATATGGGGACTCTTCATTCCAGGACTGCAAACGAGCTTCAGAGGAAGCAGTTGCTACGATTATCAAAGCCTTGCAG GGCAAGGTATTCTCAGATTCGGAATCCATACAAGCCAGGGCAGAGGCTGTTATGCTCCTTAAGCAATTAGATTTTCCG GTTAATAATTTGAAGGTGCAACTCTTTGAGAAGTTAGAACAGTTCCTTGTGGATCTCCATCTGGAATCTAAGGAAATAAGATCATCAGACCTTGGTGGGATTCCTGTATCGACTTCTTCTAGTGCTCATGAG GCTTCTATTCGTGAATTTGCTGAGGCTGTCCGCGCTTATCGAGTTATTTTCCCTGATTCCGAACAACAGCTCTTTAGACTTGCAAAAGACTTAGCTGCCAA GCGCTTTGAAGCCACAAAACAGCAGATCAAGAAGCAGCTCTCTTCAGCAGACCTTGTTGCGATGCTGC GAGTAATTTGGACCGATGTGCTTCTGATGGATGAAGTGCTGCCAGAGGCCGGAATACGTGATTTTACGTTTGAG GCTGCTCACGATGCTATCAAACAATATGTTGCTGGAAGATTCAGTCATCTTCTGCTAGATATTTCAG GTTTTAGGTTTACGAGATACAACGGAATATCTAAGAAGGATgtgaaaaacacaaaaa GTACTCTTGTAAAAGTCCATGATAATCAAAAGGGTATAATTGAAGAAGAGTGTCCTTTGCAGGCTGCCCTAGAGACCAGCAAAAAGGCATTAGTTCAAGGCAGCATGGACGCCTTGCTG GATACCCGTCGACTTCTTGATGAAAACTTGGAAGTGCTATCAACGTTGACAGACTTGATCATTGAGTGGGTACGAGAAGGATTTCAGGACTTCTTCAGGAAGCTGAATGATCAATTTCTCGTGCTTTCGGGCAAGAAATATTCAGCTAATCAGGATTTAACTTTTGGGGAGGGAATGCAGGGTGATAAAGTACTTCCTGATCTTGTTCTTTTGCTGGCTCAGCTCTCCGTTTTCATTGAGCAAAATGCCATTACCAGAATTACCGAG gAAATATCTTCTTTTTCTCGTGGTGGGACTCGGGGCTTTGAAAATAGTCCAGCTTTTATTCCTGCAGAAATTTGTCGTATTTTTCGATCAGCTGGTGAAGAACTCTTgcagcat TATATAAGCTTGAAAACTCAGAAGATCTTGATTGTGCTGAAGAAGAGATTTACAACCCCCAATTGGGTTAGG CATAAAGAGCCCAGAGAAGTTCATATGTTCGTTGATCTGCTTCTCCAAGAG CTGGATACAATCCTTAATGAAGTAAAGCAAATATTGCCTGAAGGGCTCCACCCTAAGCATCGGCGCACAGACAGCAATGGGAGTACCAATTCTTCTCGTAGTAATCCATTGAGAGATGATAGACTGGTACGATCAAATACCCAAAAGGCTAGGAGTCAGCTTCTTGAGTCTCATTTAGCAAAATTGTTTAAGCAGAAGATGGAAATTTTTACTAAAGTTGAACACACACAG GAATCAGTTATAACTATGATTATAAAACTTTTCTTGAAGAGTTTACAAGAATTTGTCCGACTTCAGACTTTTAACCGGAGTGGATTTCAACAAATTCAGTTGGACATTCATTTTCTTAAGACCTCTCTTAAGGATACTGCTGAAGATGAAGCTGCTGTTGATTTTTTGCTGGATGAG GTGATTGTTGCTGCTGCTGAACGTTGTCTTGATCCCATTCCTCTGGAACCGGCAATCTTGGACAGGCTTACCCAAGCAAAGTTGGCTAAGAATTCGGAATAG